The Streptomyces sp. NBC_00670 genome window below encodes:
- a CDS encoding site-2 protease family protein, giving the protein MSTAAARRSDRRISPVFLGILAVTAVTGWATWTGFAEQPGVAVFLFVTAAWIVSLCLHEYAHARTALHSGDFTIGAKGYLTLNPLKYTHALLSIVLPVLFMIMGGIGLPGGAVFVERGHIRGRWKHSAISAAGPLANVLFAVLCTAPFWLDALDGVPRAFRYALAFLALLQVTAAILNLLPVPGLDGYGVVEPWLSYNARRQMEPFAPFGLLFVFAVLWIPSVNNAFFDMIDALLRGLGIDDFSTYCGYDLFRFWRESDPYCAVGQ; this is encoded by the coding sequence ATGAGCACCGCCGCCGCCCGCCGCAGCGACCGGAGGATCAGTCCCGTCTTCCTGGGCATCCTGGCCGTCACCGCGGTCACCGGGTGGGCCACCTGGACCGGGTTCGCCGAGCAGCCGGGCGTGGCCGTCTTCCTGTTCGTGACGGCCGCCTGGATCGTCTCCCTCTGCCTGCACGAGTACGCGCACGCCCGCACCGCCCTGCACAGCGGCGACTTCACCATCGGCGCCAAGGGCTACCTCACGCTCAACCCGCTGAAGTACACGCACGCCCTGCTCAGCATCGTGCTGCCGGTGCTGTTCATGATCATGGGCGGCATCGGCCTGCCGGGCGGTGCCGTCTTCGTCGAGCGCGGGCACATACGCGGCCGCTGGAAGCACAGCGCGATCTCGGCGGCCGGCCCGCTGGCCAACGTCCTGTTCGCCGTCCTGTGCACGGCGCCGTTCTGGCTGGACGCGCTGGACGGCGTGCCGCGCGCCTTCCGCTACGCGCTGGCGTTCCTCGCGCTGCTCCAGGTCACCGCGGCGATCCTCAACCTGCTGCCGGTGCCGGGGCTCGACGGCTACGGCGTGGTCGAGCCGTGGCTGTCGTACAACGCCCGGCGCCAGATGGAGCCGTTCGCCCCGTTCGGACTGCTGTTCGTGTTCGCGGTGCTGTGGATCCCGTCGGTGAACAACGCGTTCTTCGACATGATCGACGCGCTGCTGCGCGGCCTCGGCATCGACGACTTCTCGACGTACTGCGGCTACGACCTGTTCCGCTTCTGGCGCGAGAGCGACCCGTACTGCGCGGTCGGTCAGTGA
- a CDS encoding DUF397 domain-containing protein — translation MSHEARTPSLIDTATWRRSSHSGGQGDCLELAHGIPGLAPVRDSKKPAGPVIPFGRDAWNAFVGGGVG, via the coding sequence ATGAGCCACGAAGCCCGCACCCCCTCCCTCATCGACACGGCGACATGGCGCAGGAGCAGCCACAGCGGCGGGCAGGGCGACTGCCTCGAACTCGCCCACGGCATACCCGGCCTCGCCCCCGTCCGGGACAGCAAGAAGCCGGCCGGGCCGGTCATACCGTTCGGGCGGGACGCCTGGAACGCCTTCGTCGGCGGTGGCGTCGGCTGA
- a CDS encoding PhzF family phenazine biosynthesis protein encodes MTDYDVLRVFCGPTAGYGNELAVVRNGSLLPDRDDRQTLAAKLGFSETVFVDDPERGVIDIYTPTLRLPFAGHPCVGTAWLLDVPELVTPAGTVGTRLDGEFTWIEARPEWAPPRTLRQYATATEIDALPVPPSGERSEMGVPPDEVWGTIYAWAWQDEPAGRVRARAFPGRNDGIEEDEATGAAALLLTAQLGRALNITQGRGSQLLTAPQPEGWVEVGGRVVLER; translated from the coding sequence GTGACCGACTACGACGTCCTCCGCGTCTTCTGCGGACCAACCGCCGGCTACGGCAACGAACTCGCCGTCGTCCGCAACGGCTCGCTCCTCCCGGACCGCGACGACCGCCAGACCCTCGCCGCGAAACTCGGCTTCAGCGAAACCGTCTTCGTCGACGACCCCGAGCGCGGAGTCATCGACATCTACACCCCCACCCTGCGCCTCCCCTTCGCCGGCCACCCCTGCGTCGGCACGGCCTGGCTCCTGGACGTCCCCGAACTGGTCACCCCCGCGGGCACGGTGGGCACTCGCCTGGACGGCGAGTTCACGTGGATCGAGGCCCGCCCGGAGTGGGCCCCGCCCCGCACACTGCGCCAGTACGCGACGGCGACGGAGATCGACGCGCTGCCGGTGCCACCGTCAGGGGAGCGAAGCGAGATGGGGGTCCCCCCGGACGAAGTCTGGGGGACGATCTACGCCTGGGCCTGGCAGGACGAGCCGGCCGGCCGCGTCCGCGCCCGCGCGTTCCCGGGCCGCAACGACGGGATCGAGGAGGACGAGGCGACGGGCGCCGCTGCCCTCCTCCTCACCGCCCAACTGGGCCGAGCCCTCAACATCACCCAGGGCAGGGGCTCCCAACTCCTCACCGCGCCACAGCCGGAGGGGTGGGTGGAGGTGGGCGGCCGGGTGGTCCTGGAACGCTGA
- a CDS encoding MFS transporter, whose amino-acid sequence MTDDTATPAPAPARPASRRRALLPDLTPWRASADFRRMWLAGLVTNFGSFLTLVALPVQLKELTGSAAAVGAIGAVELVPLLVCGLYGGALADALDKRRLILGTEAGLGLLSAVLLVNAVLPRPLVWPLYAVAALSSALAAVQRPALDALLPRVVAHEHLTAAISLNSLRWTVGGVAGPAVAGIVVAYAGLGWAYAADALTFAVSVALGWRLAAAPAAREAARPSLRAIAEGARYAWGRKELLGTYAVDLAAMFFAMPLAVLPFLADELDAAWSLGLMYASLPAGSLLVSLTSGWTSRVHRHGLMVVLAAAGWGLAVVAAGAVREVWLVLLFLTVAGGCDMVSGIFRGAIWNQTIPDALRGRLAGIELLSYSAGPQLGQVRAGGTAALLGIRTSIWTGGAACAAAVGALAVFLPALMHYDARTNEHALSRRAAT is encoded by the coding sequence GTGACCGACGACACCGCCACCCCCGCGCCCGCCCCGGCGCGACCCGCATCGCGCCGGCGGGCGCTGCTGCCGGACCTGACGCCCTGGCGCGCCTCCGCGGACTTCCGCCGCATGTGGCTGGCCGGCCTGGTCACCAACTTCGGCAGCTTCCTGACCCTCGTCGCACTCCCCGTCCAGCTGAAGGAACTCACCGGCTCCGCGGCGGCCGTCGGCGCGATCGGTGCCGTCGAACTCGTCCCGCTGCTCGTGTGCGGACTGTACGGCGGGGCGCTCGCGGACGCGTTGGACAAGCGGCGGCTGATCCTCGGCACCGAGGCGGGCCTGGGTCTGCTGAGCGCCGTCCTGCTGGTGAACGCGGTGCTGCCCCGGCCGCTGGTGTGGCCGCTGTACGCCGTCGCCGCGCTGTCCTCCGCGCTCGCCGCGGTGCAGCGGCCGGCGCTGGACGCGCTGCTGCCGCGGGTCGTGGCGCACGAGCACCTCACGGCGGCCATCTCGCTGAACAGTCTGCGCTGGACGGTCGGCGGGGTGGCCGGTCCGGCGGTGGCCGGGATCGTCGTGGCCTACGCGGGGCTGGGCTGGGCGTACGCCGCCGACGCGCTGACGTTCGCGGTGTCGGTGGCGCTGGGGTGGCGGCTGGCCGCGGCGCCCGCCGCGCGGGAGGCGGCGCGGCCGTCGCTGCGGGCGATCGCGGAGGGCGCGCGGTACGCGTGGGGCCGCAAGGAGCTGCTGGGCACGTACGCCGTCGACCTCGCGGCCATGTTCTTCGCGATGCCGCTCGCGGTGCTGCCGTTCCTCGCGGACGAGCTGGACGCCGCGTGGTCGCTGGGCTTGATGTACGCGAGCCTGCCGGCCGGTTCGCTGCTGGTGTCGCTGACCAGCGGCTGGACCTCGCGGGTGCACCGGCACGGCCTGATGGTGGTCCTCGCGGCGGCCGGCTGGGGCCTCGCGGTGGTGGCGGCGGGGGCGGTGCGCGAGGTGTGGCTGGTGCTGCTGTTCCTGACCGTGGCCGGGGGCTGCGACATGGTCAGCGGCATCTTCCGCGGCGCGATCTGGAACCAGACGATTCCCGACGCCTTGCGCGGCCGCCTCGCCGGCATCGAACTCCTGTCGTACTCGGCGGGCCCCCAGCTGGGCCAGGTACGCGCAGGCGGCACGGCGGCCCTCCTGGGCATCCGCACCTCGATCTGGACGGGCGGCGCGGCCTGCGCGGCGGCGGTGGGAGCGCTGGCGGTGTTCCTCCCGGCCCTGATGCACTACGACGCCCGCACGAACGAACACGCACTGAGCCGCCGGGCGGCGACTTAA
- a CDS encoding AfsR/SARP family transcriptional regulator, which translates to MDPVRYRILGTTQALRSDGTPVPVGGARLRALLTVLALRPGRAVPAGLLVEEVWTGAPPVDAPGALQALVGRLRRALGAGAVESADGGYRLAAVADDVDLHRFERLTGEGLRALADGDAAKAAAVLDDALALWQGPPLADLPDRTGESARWETRRLDARRARLTAAVALGEAEQHLPELTALCDLHPLDEPLQALRLRALRAVGRPAQALVAYEAVRRLLADRLGSDPGPELRALHAELLAVADDGAPARTPGAVDPRDTGAGTADTPAGTAPGPSSAAPAKSPRTPPPGNLRARLTSFVGRDGDIAALRRDLGAARLVTLLGPGGAGKTRLSQEAGEAVAGELPGGVWLAELAPVRDPDAVPEAVLTALGARETVLRGAGAEEMRAATDAHRDDPVTRLVEHCARRRMLLILDNCEHVVDAAARLAEELLARCPGLTVLATSREPLGIAGESLRPVEPLPQPYALELLADRGAAARPGFRPEDDPEAAAEICRRLDGLPLAIELAAARLRMLTLRQIADRLDDRFRLLTSGSRTVLPRQQTLRAVVDWSWELLDDEERGVLRRLSVFAGGCDLAAAEAVCGPAALDALGSLVDKSLVVAAPAETGDGAEMRYRLLETVAEYAGARLDESGERPDTERAHLVHYRELARTTDPLLRGAGQRAAVARFQQEYENFRTALRRAVDARAEQDALCLVLSLIWYWQMRDLRIEGRTWTSAVMELFPDPFAGPVRPVPDVLESPVGARPPFDPGLLDEARRGVHLAHLAYMDIELGSWQTEQAQQKLRTIAGTYRPGQPQVCRMPGSLWFFAVLLTGEPGDIRGVVDATVDTCRALGDDWNLAQALETRANILANRSDWAGDATRDAEEALEIFTRIGDAWGAAEALSARGESLERTGAYLRAAADYETAIEHADRLGAHAQVGVLRSRLGAALIEAGQDERGERLLWQVIEENAGSVSEGMPTARLYLALWLGHTGRTGEARAQLALLREEFKAVGFPVFDGLVLTIEAWLDALEERYDDGLERVCAALDRAADRLTHLMAPQLGSTGLVIAALVLTGLDGRDPADAARCLGAADALLPPGQLLNVAERANRETAERQLREVLDASAYETAYAEGGGLTLEEATALVQRGPGGAEGR; encoded by the coding sequence ATGGACCCCGTGCGCTACCGCATCCTCGGCACCACCCAGGCACTTCGCTCCGACGGCACGCCCGTCCCGGTCGGCGGGGCGCGGCTGCGTGCCCTGCTGACCGTGCTCGCCTTGCGGCCCGGGCGGGCCGTGCCGGCCGGGCTCCTCGTCGAGGAGGTGTGGACCGGCGCCCCGCCCGTTGACGCGCCGGGCGCGCTCCAGGCGCTGGTGGGGCGGCTGCGGCGGGCGCTGGGCGCGGGCGCGGTGGAGTCGGCGGACGGGGGCTACCGGCTCGCGGCGGTCGCCGACGACGTCGACCTGCACCGTTTCGAACGGCTCACCGGGGAGGGACTGCGGGCGCTGGCCGACGGGGACGCCGCGAAGGCCGCCGCCGTCCTGGACGACGCGCTCGCCCTGTGGCAGGGGCCGCCGCTGGCCGACCTGCCGGACCGCACGGGGGAGTCGGCCCGCTGGGAGACCCGCCGGCTCGACGCCCGCCGGGCGCGGCTGACGGCGGCGGTGGCGCTGGGCGAGGCGGAGCAGCACCTGCCGGAACTGACCGCGCTGTGCGATCTGCACCCGCTGGACGAGCCGTTGCAGGCCCTGCGCCTGCGCGCGCTGCGGGCGGTCGGCCGCCCGGCGCAGGCCCTGGTCGCGTACGAGGCCGTACGCCGCCTGCTCGCCGACCGTCTGGGCTCGGACCCGGGCCCCGAGCTCCGCGCCCTGCACGCCGAACTGCTGGCCGTCGCCGACGACGGTGCTCCGGCCCGCACCCCGGGCGCCGTCGACCCCCGTGACACCGGAGCGGGAACCGCGGACACCCCGGCGGGCACCGCTCCCGGACCCTCGAGCGCTGCCCCCGCCAAGAGTCCCCGTACGCCCCCGCCGGGCAACCTCCGGGCCCGGCTCACCTCCTTCGTGGGGCGGGACGGGGACATCGCCGCGTTGCGGCGGGATCTCGGGGCCGCGCGGCTCGTGACGCTGCTCGGGCCCGGCGGGGCCGGGAAGACGCGGTTGTCGCAGGAGGCGGGGGAGGCCGTCGCCGGGGAGCTGCCCGGCGGGGTCTGGCTCGCCGAACTCGCCCCCGTGCGCGACCCCGACGCCGTGCCCGAGGCCGTGCTCACCGCGCTCGGCGCGCGCGAGACCGTGCTGCGCGGCGCCGGCGCCGAGGAGATGCGCGCCGCCACCGACGCGCACCGCGACGACCCCGTCACCCGGCTCGTCGAGCACTGCGCCCGCCGCCGCATGCTGCTCATCCTCGACAACTGCGAGCACGTCGTGGACGCCGCCGCCCGCCTCGCCGAGGAACTCCTCGCCCGCTGCCCCGGCCTGACCGTCCTCGCCACCAGCCGCGAACCCCTCGGCATCGCGGGGGAGTCGCTGCGCCCCGTGGAGCCCCTGCCGCAGCCGTACGCCCTCGAACTGCTCGCCGACCGCGGCGCCGCCGCCCGCCCCGGCTTCCGGCCCGAGGACGACCCGGAGGCCGCCGCCGAGATCTGCCGGCGGCTCGACGGACTGCCCCTCGCCATCGAACTGGCCGCCGCCCGGCTGCGCATGCTGACACTGCGCCAGATCGCCGACCGGCTCGACGACCGCTTCCGGCTGCTCACCTCCGGCAGCCGCACCGTACTGCCCCGCCAGCAGACCCTGCGGGCCGTCGTCGACTGGTCCTGGGAACTGCTCGACGACGAGGAGCGCGGCGTCCTGCGCCGGCTGTCGGTGTTCGCCGGCGGCTGCGACCTCGCCGCCGCCGAGGCCGTCTGCGGCCCCGCCGCCCTGGACGCGCTCGGCTCCCTCGTCGACAAGTCCCTCGTCGTCGCCGCCCCCGCCGAGACGGGCGACGGCGCCGAGATGCGCTACCGGCTCCTGGAGACCGTCGCCGAGTACGCGGGCGCACGGCTCGACGAGTCCGGGGAGCGCCCGGACACCGAGCGCGCCCACCTCGTCCACTACCGCGAACTCGCCCGCACCACCGACCCGTTGCTGCGCGGCGCCGGCCAGCGCGCCGCGGTCGCACGGTTCCAGCAGGAGTACGAGAACTTCCGCACCGCACTGCGCCGCGCGGTCGACGCCCGCGCCGAGCAGGACGCCCTCTGCCTGGTGCTGTCCCTGATCTGGTACTGGCAGATGCGCGACCTGCGGATCGAGGGGCGGACCTGGACCTCCGCCGTGATGGAACTCTTCCCCGACCCCTTCGCGGGACCCGTGCGGCCCGTCCCCGACGTCCTGGAGAGCCCCGTCGGCGCCCGCCCGCCGTTCGATCCGGGCCTCCTCGACGAGGCCCGGCGCGGCGTCCACCTGGCCCATCTCGCCTACATGGACATCGAGCTCGGCTCCTGGCAGACCGAGCAGGCCCAGCAGAAGCTGCGGACCATCGCCGGCACCTACCGGCCGGGCCAGCCGCAGGTCTGCCGCATGCCCGGCAGCCTGTGGTTCTTCGCCGTGCTGCTCACCGGCGAGCCGGGCGACATCCGCGGGGTCGTCGACGCGACCGTGGACACCTGCCGCGCGCTGGGCGACGACTGGAACCTGGCCCAGGCGCTGGAGACCCGGGCCAACATCCTCGCCAACCGCTCCGACTGGGCGGGCGACGCGACCCGTGACGCGGAGGAGGCACTGGAGATCTTCACCCGCATCGGGGACGCCTGGGGCGCCGCCGAGGCGCTCTCCGCCCGCGGCGAGTCACTGGAGCGCACGGGCGCCTACCTGCGCGCCGCCGCCGACTACGAGACGGCGATCGAGCACGCCGACCGGCTCGGCGCCCACGCCCAGGTCGGCGTCCTGCGGTCCCGGCTCGGCGCCGCGCTGATCGAGGCCGGCCAGGACGAGCGGGGCGAGCGGCTGCTGTGGCAGGTGATCGAGGAGAACGCGGGGTCGGTGTCCGAGGGCATGCCCACCGCCCGGCTGTACCTGGCGCTGTGGCTCGGGCACACCGGCCGGACCGGCGAGGCCCGCGCACAACTGGCCCTGCTCCGCGAGGAGTTCAAGGCAGTGGGCTTCCCGGTGTTCGACGGGCTCGTGCTCACCATCGAGGCCTGGCTGGACGCCCTGGAGGAGCGGTACGACGACGGGCTGGAGCGCGTGTGCGCGGCGCTCGACCGCGCCGCCGACCGGCTCACCCATCTGATGGCGCCCCAGCTGGGCTCGACGGGCCTGGTCATCGCCGCCCTCGTCCTGACCGGCCTCGACGGCCGGGACCCCGCGGACGCCGCCCGCTGCCTGGGTGCCGCCGACGCCCTGCTCCCGCCCGGTCAGCTGCTCAACGTCGCGGAACGCGCGAACCGGGAGACGGCCGAGCGGCAGCTCCGCGAAGTGCTCGACGCATCCGCCTACGAGACCGCGTACGCGGAGGGCGGCGGCCTCACCCTGGAGGAGGCCACCGCCCTCGTACAACGCGGACCGGGGGGCGCGGAGGGCCGGTGA
- the map gene encoding type I methionyl aminopeptidase, which produces MSGQSLLAPGELSPARSVPGNIRRPEYVGKPAPTPYTGPEVQTPETVEAMRVAGRIAARAMEEAAKHIAPGVTTDRLDEVAHTYMCDHGAYPSTLGYRGFPKSLCTSVNEVICHGIPDSTVLRDGDIVNLDVTAYIGGVHGDNNATYLVGDVDEESRLLVERTRECLNRAIKAVRPGRQLNIIGRVIESYAKRFGYGVVRDFTGHGINTSFHSGLIVPHYDSPQATTVMRPGMTFTIEPMLTLGTHEYEMWDDGWTVVTADRRRTAQFEHTLVVTETGADILTLP; this is translated from the coding sequence ATGTCTGGTCAGTCGCTGCTCGCCCCCGGAGAGCTCTCCCCCGCCCGCTCCGTTCCCGGCAACATCCGCCGCCCCGAGTACGTCGGCAAGCCCGCGCCGACGCCGTACACGGGCCCGGAGGTGCAGACCCCGGAGACCGTCGAGGCGATGCGCGTCGCCGGCCGCATCGCGGCGCGCGCGATGGAGGAGGCGGCGAAGCACATCGCCCCCGGGGTGACCACGGACCGGCTCGACGAGGTGGCGCACACGTACATGTGCGACCACGGGGCGTACCCGTCCACCCTCGGCTACCGCGGTTTCCCCAAGTCGCTGTGCACGTCGGTCAACGAGGTCATCTGCCACGGCATCCCCGACTCGACGGTGCTGCGGGACGGCGACATCGTCAACCTGGACGTGACGGCGTACATCGGCGGGGTGCACGGCGACAACAACGCCACGTATCTCGTCGGGGACGTCGACGAGGAGTCGCGGCTGCTGGTGGAGCGCACCCGGGAGTGCCTGAACCGCGCGATCAAGGCGGTCCGGCCGGGCCGGCAGCTCAACATCATCGGCCGGGTCATCGAGTCGTACGCCAAGCGCTTCGGCTACGGCGTCGTACGGGACTTTACGGGCCACGGCATCAACACGTCGTTCCACTCCGGGCTGATCGTCCCGCACTACGACAGCCCGCAGGCGACGACGGTGATGCGGCCGGGGATGACGTTCACGATCGAGCCGATGCTGACGCTGGGCACGCACGAGTACGAGATGTGGGACGACGGCTGGACGGTCGTCACGGCGGACCGCAGGCGGACGGCCCAGTTCGAACACACGCTGGTGGTCACGGAGACGGGCGCGGACATCCTGACCCTGCCCTGA
- a CDS encoding ATP-binding protein, with protein sequence MYVSLSSVPRARALLHAVLGGWGVGQAVRDTAELVLSELVTNALRAPAPRDRQVGVRITRAVGEGRLRLEVSDAGGGRPEVREPGADETGGRGLLLVQALADHWGYETRTAGIGKTVYAELKDPDLVAAPETHEVAAVMVRTGQRVRVWGAWRTVLAVRNDQHTTGGPAVVLTLDDGPPLHVHATEPLTVRA encoded by the coding sequence ATGTACGTGTCGCTGAGCAGCGTTCCCCGGGCGCGGGCCCTGTTGCATGCCGTGCTCGGGGGCTGGGGTGTGGGGCAGGCCGTGCGGGACACCGCCGAGTTGGTGCTGTCCGAGCTCGTCACCAACGCGTTGCGCGCGCCCGCGCCGCGGGACCGGCAGGTCGGCGTACGGATCACCCGCGCGGTGGGCGAGGGCCGACTGCGGCTGGAGGTGAGCGACGCCGGCGGCGGCCGCCCCGAGGTCCGCGAACCCGGCGCGGACGAGACTGGCGGGCGCGGGCTCCTGCTCGTCCAGGCCCTCGCCGACCACTGGGGCTACGAGACGCGCACCGCCGGAATCGGCAAGACGGTGTACGCGGAGCTGAAGGACCCCGACCTCGTCGCCGCACCGGAGACGCACGAAGTCGCGGCGGTCATGGTCCGCACCGGCCAGCGCGTCCGGGTATGGGGCGCCTGGCGCACCGTCCTCGCCGTACGGAACGACCAGCACACGACGGGCGGCCCCGCCGTCGTCCTGACCCTGGACGACGGCCCACCCCTCCACGTCCACGCGACCGAGCCGCTGACCGTACGGGCATGA
- a CDS encoding DUF5753 domain-containing protein: protein MEAICESIRTYQVQLVPGLLQTAEYGRAVTVASRAWRTPEEIDQLVRVRLTRQERLTGEAPLTYWAVLTEGVLRQQVGGPEVMGAQLRHLVTMARQPNVTLQVLPFSRGAHASMYDPYLLLTFPQMASLDLVLTETPAGNIWMERESEVACYQALFDGARMAALPPTESLTLIQQVAEEYEP from the coding sequence ATGGAGGCCATCTGCGAGAGCATCCGGACCTACCAGGTGCAGCTCGTTCCCGGGCTCCTGCAGACGGCGGAGTACGGGCGGGCGGTGACGGTCGCCTCGCGTGCGTGGCGCACGCCCGAGGAGATCGACCAGCTCGTGCGCGTCCGCCTCACCCGTCAGGAACGTCTCACCGGTGAAGCTCCGCTCACGTACTGGGCGGTGCTGACGGAGGGTGTGCTGCGCCAGCAGGTGGGCGGCCCCGAGGTGATGGGCGCGCAGTTGCGGCACCTCGTGACCATGGCGCGGCAGCCCAACGTCACCCTCCAGGTGCTCCCGTTCTCGCGTGGTGCGCACGCGAGCATGTACGACCCGTATCTGCTGCTCACCTTTCCGCAGATGGCCTCACTCGACCTGGTCCTCACCGAGACGCCGGCCGGCAACATCTGGATGGAGCGGGAGAGCGAAGTGGCGTGTTACCAGGCGCTCTTCGACGGCGCCCGGATGGCAGCATTGCCACCGACGGAGTCACTCACGCTGATCCAGCAGGTCGCCGAGGAGTACGAACCATGA
- a CDS encoding biliverdin-producing heme oxygenase: protein MSTSEHTAPFSALIRTASHEQHREAETSTFMGDLLGGRLGVEAYARYTEQLWFVYQALETGPAAQLASDPVAGPFIRPELRRLPALERDLAHLRGPDWRSGLTALPATEAYAARIRQCAEHWPAGYLAHHYTRYLGDLSGGQIIRDRAERMWGFPRKGDGVRFYVFEDVPNPAAFKRRYRTLLDAVQADDLEKQRIVTECKKAFTLNTTVFHALSQEFPLTA from the coding sequence ATGAGCACGTCGGAGCACACCGCCCCGTTCTCGGCCCTGATCCGCACCGCGTCGCACGAGCAGCACCGGGAGGCGGAGACCTCGACGTTCATGGGCGACCTGCTCGGCGGCCGCCTCGGCGTCGAGGCGTACGCGCGCTACACGGAGCAACTGTGGTTCGTCTACCAGGCGTTGGAGACCGGCCCCGCCGCGCAGCTGGCGTCGGACCCGGTGGCGGGCCCCTTCATACGCCCGGAACTGCGCCGCCTGCCCGCGCTGGAACGGGACCTGGCCCATCTGCGCGGCCCCGACTGGCGCTCCGGCCTGACCGCCCTGCCGGCCACGGAGGCGTACGCGGCCCGCATCCGCCAGTGCGCGGAGCACTGGCCGGCCGGCTACCTCGCCCACCACTACACCCGCTACCTCGGCGACCTCTCCGGCGGCCAGATCATCCGCGACCGCGCGGAACGCATGTGGGGCTTCCCGCGCAAGGGCGACGGCGTCCGCTTCTACGTCTTCGAGGACGTGCCCAACCCGGCCGCCTTCAAGCGCCGGTACCGCACCCTGCTGGACGCCGTCCAGGCCGACGACCTGGAGAAACAGCGCATCGTCACGGAATGCAAGAAGGCCTTCACCCTGAACACCACGGTCTTCCACGCCCTGTCCCAGGAGTTCCCCCTGACGGCATGA
- the npdG gene encoding NADPH-dependent F420 reductase codes for MTSSDSAPPASDASGKAADKTSGQTPAKAPAKDPWDLPDVSGLVVGVLGGTGPQGRGLAYRLARAGQQVIVGSRAADRARAAAGELGHGVEGADNAECARRSDIVIVAVPWEGHGDILASLREELTGKLVVDCVNPLGFDKKGAYALKPAEGSAAEQAAALLPDARVTAAFHHLSAVLLQDPGVEEIDTDVMVLGEVRADVELVQALACRIPGMRGIFAGRLRNAHQVESLVANLISVNRRYKAHAGVRLTDV; via the coding sequence ATGACCTCCAGCGACAGCGCACCCCCCGCTTCCGACGCGTCCGGGAAGGCCGCCGACAAGACTTCCGGGCAGACCCCCGCGAAGGCCCCCGCCAAGGACCCCTGGGACCTGCCCGACGTCTCCGGGCTGGTCGTCGGCGTCCTGGGCGGCACCGGGCCCCAGGGCCGCGGCCTGGCCTACCGGCTCGCCCGGGCCGGCCAGCAGGTGATCGTCGGCTCCCGCGCCGCCGACCGGGCCCGGGCCGCCGCCGGGGAACTCGGCCACGGCGTCGAGGGCGCCGACAACGCCGAGTGCGCGCGGCGCAGCGACATCGTCATCGTCGCCGTGCCGTGGGAGGGCCACGGCGACATTCTGGCCTCGCTGCGCGAGGAGCTCACCGGCAAGCTCGTCGTCGACTGCGTCAACCCGCTCGGCTTCGACAAGAAGGGCGCCTACGCGCTGAAGCCCGCGGAGGGCAGCGCCGCCGAGCAGGCCGCCGCGCTGCTGCCGGACGCGCGCGTCACCGCCGCCTTCCACCATCTCTCGGCCGTCCTGCTCCAGGACCCGGGCGTCGAGGAGATCGACACCGACGTGATGGTGCTCGGCGAGGTGCGCGCGGACGTGGAGCTCGTCCAGGCGCTGGCCTGCCGCATCCCCGGCATGCGGGGCATCTTCGCCGGGCGGCTGCGCAACGCCCACCAGGTGGAGTCGTTGGTCGCCAACCTGATCTCGGTCAACCGCCGGTACAAGGCACACGCGGGGGTCCGGCTGACGGACGTGTGA